The genomic interval ATTATATACGGAAATGTAAAAATCGCTTCTTACCATAAAAATATCGCACAACTTGAAAATTTAAGCTTTAACATGCTTGGACAAGGTGAAAGACCCCGTGCTGGTAGAATAAACTTAGTAAATTGCTGGAATGACAATGTAACCATTACGCTGGGCAAACCGAGTCCGGATGGAGGAAAATATGCTCAATTGGCATTGGATAGAGCAATCCAGGACATTCAAAAAGCTGAAATCGATGCATTAGTAACTGGGCCTGTTCATAAAATGTCGATGAGAATGGCAGGATTTCAGCATTCTGGTCATACCGGATATCTATTAGAAAAATCGACTTCAAAAGATTGTCTGATGTTTATGATTTCAGACAAAATACGAGTCGGGCTTGTAACAGAGCATATTCCGATTGCCCAGGTTACTTCTGCTATCACCAAGGAAAGCGTATTAAGTAAATTGAGGATTATGGAACAAGCTTTAATGGTTGATTTTGGAATTGAAAAACCACATATTGCAGTTTTAGGCTTAAATCCGCATGCAGGAGACGAGGGCTTAATAGGTTCAGAAGATGAAGAAATTATTCGACCGGCAATTATTGAAGCAAAAAAAGCTGGATTATTTGTAGCTGGACCCTATTCATCAGATGGTTTTTTTGGAAGTGGTCAATTCAACAAATTTGACGGCATCCTTGCGATGTATCATGATCAGGGATTAATCCCATTTAAAACCATTTCCCAATATCAGGGAGTCAATTATACTGCAGGATTAAATTTTGTTAGAACGTCTCCGGATCATGGAACAGCATTTGAACTTGCTGGAAAAAATGAAGCTGACCCTACTTCGATGTCTCATGCTCTATTTATGGCTAAAGACATTATTCTTCAAAGGAATGGATATCATGAAATGCACCAGAATGTGTTGAAAAAAAGGCCAAAGCTATCAGAAGAATTGAGCGAGTAGGTTCGTCACGCTAATATCATTCGTCTAGGTTTGAGATTGGTTTACTTCGACTCTGACAACCTTGGCAGGACAAAGTTACTAAATTCTCATTTTCCGCTTCTTCTTTTGCCCGCTTTTATATTTTTTCTTAGTTATATTTTTCTTAATTACATTAGAAACTAAGGATGGTTTAAGCGTAACTTCTGGTATTAGATTTTGTTGAACTCCTTTGTTGGTCGTCTGATTAGAAATAATTGCCAAAGGTTCTGCTGCGTCTGTTTGTATATCCAATAAATCCAGATTGTATTTTTGTATCGTTTTAATCAATCGTTCGGCATAACTTGGATCCGTTGCATACCCACAACGTTTTAATCCGTAAGCCCAGGAGACATAATCTGTTTTTGAAAAATTAAATAATTCTTTATACCGAGCGCGATTCATTAAAAAATCAGAATGATCTTTATAGGAATCTATAGCTGAAGAATAGGATCTAAAACAGGAAGGAATAATTTCTCCACTACTATCCCGATCATCATCTTCATGATAATAATTATTTCCGGTCCAACTGCTTTTACATTTTATACCAAAATGATTATTTGCTTGTGTAGCTAATTCGCTTCTTCCAGATTGAGATTCTAATAATCCTTGTGCCATTTTAATACTTGCAGGTATACCACTGCGTTGCATTTCATTGATAGCAACAAATTTAAACTGCTCAATATACTTTTCTTGAAAAGAAATAGGCCTGTTTGAATTAAAGCAAACAAAGAAAACAAGCATTAAGCTGTACCAGGAACGGAGGGGAATTGTAGATAGCATCATTATTATTGGTATCGATTCGTTTTCTAGGTACAAAAATAATACCAATTTTGATTTCACCAAGGGGGTAGTAATATATAATATATTATATTACAATTTTTTATAAAGTATAAATAATTATAATATGTATTAAAATGACTCCTAGCCTTCTATTTACAATTGGGATTTAATGCCCTAAGTTTCCTTTCTATATTTAAAAAAAGGTCACCACTCCATAATAGAACTCCTAATGAGCCCAGCCGACCCTATTTCCATTTGATATTGCAACCCATACTAGGATATTGTATTGAATCTACTGGCTGATTTGCTAAAACGGCATCGAGTGCATTGCGAAGATCCTCGCCTGTAACCGGAGTGCCTGAATTAGGCCGGGAAGCATCCAACCGCCCCCGATATTCTAATATTTTGTTATTATCAAAAATATAAAAATCTGGTGTGCACGCAGCATCATATGCTTTGGCTACTTCTTGCGTTTCGTCGTACAAATAGGGAAAAGGATAGCCTATCCGAATGGCATGCTCTCTCATTTTTTCTGGACCATCCTGAGGATATTTTAAAATATCATTTGAACTGATTCCTATAAAACAAACATTTTTCTTCAAATATTCTTTGCACAATTCTATCAGTTCGGGGTTTATATGAATTACATATGGGCAATGATTGCAGATAAAAAAAATGACATATGCCTGATAATTATTCATTGCACTCAATGAAACTAAATTTCCATTGACAACATTTGGTAAATTAAAATCCGGAGCTTGAATTCCAAGCTTTAACATATTAGATTCTGTTAAGGACATAGTATAATTTAATGTTGATGATTTACATTTCGAACGTAATCCAATAAATTTAATGATTTAAGTGCAGTATAACCTTTAAACCTAAAATTCTTTTGATCTTCGAAACCTTTTAATTGTGCTTTCCAAATTTTTTCTGCAACTGAAATATAGGACCAATGCCATTTTTCTTCATTGAATCCGGTAGGTCTTGATTGTCCGAGTGGAGTATAGGTTTGACAAAAGCCAAATTGTTTTGCATTCTTTTGTAACCATTCAAACACTTTCTTTCCTTCTTCTGTTTCAAAATACTCAGGTTCTGTAGAATTTAAATCGATATCTGTACCCCAATGATGTCTTGAAAAACCTGGAGGAGCCGAATATTCCAATATTTTTTTTGCACGCAATACGGGATCCTTTACTTGCAAGTGTAATTTTTTTCCATCGACGGGTGTTTTACCGGTCCATTTATTTTCCCACAACT from Saprospiraceae bacterium carries:
- the pdxA gene encoding 4-hydroxythreonine-4-phosphate dehydrogenase PdxA is translated as MEKVKIGITCGDINSISLEVILKALNNDTVFKSIIPIIYGNVKIASYHKNIAQLENLSFNMLGQGERPRAGRINLVNCWNDNVTITLGKPSPDGGKYAQLALDRAIQDIQKAEIDALVTGPVHKMSMRMAGFQHSGHTGYLLEKSTSKDCLMFMISDKIRVGLVTEHIPIAQVTSAITKESVLSKLRIMEQALMVDFGIEKPHIAVLGLNPHAGDEGLIGSEDEEIIRPAIIEAKKAGLFVAGPYSSDGFFGSGQFNKFDGILAMYHDQGLIPFKTISQYQGVNYTAGLNFVRTSPDHGTAFELAGKNEADPTSMSHALFMAKDIILQRNGYHEMHQNVLKKRPKLSEELSE
- a CDS encoding glucosaminidase domain-containing protein; this translates as MLVFFVCFNSNRPISFQEKYIEQFKFVAINEMQRSGIPASIKMAQGLLESQSGRSELATQANNHFGIKCKSSWTGNNYYHEDDDRDSSGEIIPSCFRSYSSAIDSYKDHSDFLMNRARYKELFNFSKTDYVSWAYGLKRCGYATDPSYAERLIKTIQKYNLDLLDIQTDAAEPLAIISNQTTNKGVQQNLIPEVTLKPSLVSNVIKKNITKKKYKSGQKKKRKMRI
- a CDS encoding thioredoxin family protein, producing the protein MSLTESNMLKLGIQAPDFNLPNVVNGNLVSLSAMNNYQAYVIFFICNHCPYVIHINPELIELCKEYLKKNVCFIGISSNDILKYPQDGPEKMREHAIRIGYPFPYLYDETQEVAKAYDAACTPDFYIFDNNKILEYRGRLDASRPNSGTPVTGEDLRNALDAVLANQPVDSIQYPSMGCNIKWK
- a CDS encoding M15 family metallopeptidase, giving the protein MITPANLLELAMNSVNTMNRNKVLDIEDPKYIAGRFDPAENPEFVSFNSDTSTYSMFLRTEVYIAFLKMAKAALKDSITLGIVSATRSFDYQKELWENKWTGKTPVDGKKLHLQVKDPVLRAKKILEYSAPPGFSRHHWGTDIDLNSTEPEYFETEEGKKVFEWLQKNAKQFGFCQTYTPLGQSRPTGFNEEKWHWSYISVAEKIWKAQLKGFEDQKNFRFKGYTALKSLNLLDYVRNVNHQH